A portion of the Leptidea sinapis chromosome 27, ilLepSina1.1, whole genome shotgun sequence genome contains these proteins:
- the LOC126972781 gene encoding transmembrane 9 superfamily member 4 yields MLTYRVYMQIFIYVSWFIIFNNAFYVPGVAPVEFKKGQKIEVKAVKMTSIHTQLPYSYYSLPLCLPINGSFVYKSENLGEVLRGDRIVNTPYKVHMAENIKCRLLCHKANDPLNWSVEESEKVASRIEHEYFVHLLVDNLPVATKVINRETSEKTLEQGYKLGFMSKGKAYINNHLKFLLKYHRHSHDSYRVVGFEVETYSINKDEYTFIDDSCIFGSAPKPQLVNEDTGTKLYFTYAVEWGESDIQWASRWDIYLGMKDVQIHWFSIINSLVVLFFLSGILTMIMVRTLRRDIAKYNSFENIEDMIEETGWKLVHGDVFRPPPKRMLFAAVIGSGIQVFFMSLITIFIAMLGMLSPASRGELMTVAIFLYVFMGLIAGYYSARLYNTMKGKQWKQAAFLTATLFPAIVFGTCFFLNFFIMGKHSSGAVPFSTMMALLCLWFCISLPLVYLGYYFGIRKQPFQHPVRTNFIPRKVPEQAWYMNIFICVLMAGILPFGAVFIELFFIFNALWENQFYYLFGFLFLVFCILVVSVSQISICMIYLQLCGEDYHWWWKSFIVSGGSAVYILVYSIFYFFTMLDITEFIPTLLYIGYTGLMVITFWLLTGTIGFFAAYSFVRKIYSAVKID; encoded by the exons atGCTGACTTATCGT GTTTATATGCAGATATTCATATATGTGTCctggtttattatttttaataatgcatTTTATGTGCCTGGCGTTGCACCAGTGGAATTCAAAAAAGGACAGAAAATAGAAGTTAAAGCCGTTAAGATGACTAGTATACACACACAGCTTCCTTATTCTTACTACTCTTTACCTTTATGCTTACCCATAAATGGGTCATTTGTATATAAATCTGAGAACTTAGGCGAAGTCTTAAGGGGTGATCGTATAGTAAACACACCATATAAAGTTCATATGGCAGAAAACATTAAATGTAGACTTTTGTGTCATAAAGCAAATGATCCTTTGAACTGGAGTGTAGAAGAATCTGAAAAAGTCGCAAGTCGAATTGAACACGAATATTTTGTGCACCT gTTGGTAGATAATTTACCAGTAGCGACAAAGGTGATTAATAGAGAAACATCTGAGAAGACTCTGGAACAAGGTTACAAACTCGGGTTTATGTCCAAAGGCAAGGCATACATAAATAATCATTTGAAATTTTTACTGAAATATCACCGACATAGCCA TGATTCATATAGGGTGGTAGGATTTGAGGTTGAaacatattcaataaataaagatGAATATACATTTATTGATGATTCTTGTATATTTGGATCTGCTCCGAAGCCACAACTGGTCAATGAAGACACAGGCACAAAATTATACTTCACATATGCTGTTGAATGGGGAGAATCAGACATTCAGTGGGCTTCTAGGTGGGATATCTACTTAGGCATGAAAGATGTTCAGATACATTGGTTTTCTATTATCAACTCCCTTGTTGTGTTATTCTTTTTATCAG GAATTCTAACAATGATAATGGTACGCACATTAAGGAGAGACATAGCGAAATATAAttcatttgaaaatattgaagATATGATCGAGGAGACTGGTTGGAAATTAGTACATGGTGATGTCTTTAGACCACCTCCTAAACGGATGCTATTTGCTGCTGTAATTGGCAGTGGAATCcaagtattttttatgtctCTTATTAcaatct TTATTGCAATGTTGGGCATGCTATCGCCAGCCAGTCGTGGAGAATTAATGACAGTTGCTATATTCCTATACGTTTTCATGGGTCTGATAGCTGGATATTACTCAGCTCGACTGTATAACACAATGAAGGGAAAACAATGGAAACAAGCCGCATTTCTGACCGCCACACTATTTCCAGCTATTGTGTTTGGAAcatgtttctttttaaatttctttattatggGTAAACATTCCAGTGGCGCTGTGCCATTCTCTACAATGATGGCCCTTTTATGTCTATGGTTTTGTATATCTTTGCCCCTGGTATATTTAGGATATTACTTTGGAATTAGAAAACAGCCGTTCCAACACCCTGTTCGCACTAATTTTATACCAAGAAAGGTACCAGAACAAGCCTGgtatatgaacatttttatatG TGTATTAATGGCGGGTATACTTCCATTTGGAGCAGTTTTTATAGAgttgtttttcatatttaatgcACTTTGGGAAAaccagttttattatttattcggATTCTTGTTTTTGGTGTTTTGTATATTGGTCGTTTCTGTTTCCCAAATATCAATTTGTATGATTTACTTGCAGCTATGTGGAgag GACTACCATTGGTGGTGGAAGAGCTTCATTGTGTCCGGGGGATCAGCCGTATACATATTAGTGTActcaatattttactttttcacTATGCTGGACATTACTGAATTTATACCCACATTATTGTACATAGGATACACCG gacTAATGGTCATAACATTTTGGCTTCTCACCGGGACTATAGGATTCTTCGCTGCTTATTCATTCGTTAGAAAAATATACAGCGCTGTGAAAATCGACTGA
- the LOC126972843 gene encoding WD repeat-containing protein 82 gives MMIKLVDQVIRSFKVAKVFRENTDKINSIDFSPSGETLISCSEDDQIVIYDCEKGTQMITVNSKKYGVDLIHFTHAKNTAIHSSTKVDDTIRYLSLHDNKYIRYFPGHTKKVVTLCLSPVEDTFLSGSLDKTLRLWDLRSPNCQGLMHLSGRPVAAYDPEGLIFAAGVNSESIKLYDLRSFDKGPFVTFKLNQEKECDWTGLKFSRDGKTMLISTNGSIIRLVDAYHGTPLQTFTGHLNNKGIPIEASFSPDSQYIFSGSTDGRVHVWNADTGYKVCVLNGDHPAPIQCVQFNPKYMLLASACTNMAFWLPTIDDV, from the coding sequence ATGATGATTAAGTTGGTAGATCAAGTTATCCGTAGTTTTAAGGTAGCAAAAGTTTTTCGAGAAAATACTGACAAGATTAATAGTATAGACTTCTCCCCAAGTGGTGAAACTCTTATATCATGTAGCGAGGATGACCAAATTGTAATTTATGACTGTGAAAAGGGGACGCAAATGATAACAgtaaacagtaaaaaatatgGTGTTGACTTAATTCACTTTACACATGCTAAGAATACGGCTATTCATAGTTCCACAAAAGTTGATGATACTATTAGGTATTTGTCACTGcatgataataaatatatacgcTATTTTCCGGGTCATACCAAAAAAGTTGTAACTCTGTGTTTGTCTCCAGTTGAAGACACCTTTTTATCAGGATCGTTGGATAAAACACTTCGTTTATGGGATTTACGCTCTCCAAATTGCCAAGGTTTGATGCATTTATCAGGGAGACCTGTTGCTGCTTATGACCCTGAAGGCTTAATTTTTGCAGCAGGGGTAAATTCTGAAAGCATAAAACTATATGATTTAAGATCATTTGACAAGGGACCGTTTGTTACATTTAAACTGAATCAAGAAAAGGAATGTGATTGGACTGGTCTTAAATTTTCCAGGGATGGAAAAACTATGCTTATTAGTACAAATGGATCAATAATAAGATTAGTAGATGCATATCATGGCACTCCATTGCAAACTTTCACTGGACATCTCAATAACAAAGGCATTCCTATCGAAGCATCTTTTAGTCCAGATTCACAGTACATATTCAGTGGCTCGACAGATGGAAGAGTTCATGTGTGGAATGCTGATACAGGATACAAAGTTTGTGTTTTGAATGGTGACCATCCAGCACCCATACAATGTGTTCAATTCAATCCAAAATACATGTTACTTGCATCAGCTTGTACCAATATGGCTTTTTGGCTGCCAACAATTGATGatgtttga